From a single Balearica regulorum gibbericeps isolate bBalReg1 chromosome 11, bBalReg1.pri, whole genome shotgun sequence genomic region:
- the COMMD5 gene encoding LOW QUALITY PROTEIN: COMM domain-containing protein 5 (The sequence of the model RefSeq protein was modified relative to this genomic sequence to represent the inferred CDS: inserted 2 bases in 2 codons; deleted 1 base in 1 codon) encodes MAAGAGTAPARPGGAGRRRAPHARRGRAASAAMSGRSRDAPQSRGRLLPAPGHXGRADTAPPAAAEGGWLPTRVRPXHAPPSSAPRVGRHVSARRGRAAMAAAVGKAVGAAYGHGESGGGRGGGFLGPRVPAEVEAMARGVQDVGKETFRRLLKVAVDALEGKDCKESVKLIAESTDLSEEQLAFLISGMYTLLREALRLPLSTFKQEVFKEDLKELRIPEDFIVDFSSIVFGNRRPASEGTAVIQGSRLPSVQDFKWRVDVAISTSSLARALQPSILMMMKLSDGTAHRFEVPVAKFQELRYNVALILKEMNDLEKRSVLKIQD; translated from the exons ATGGCGGCGGGAGCGGGAACGGCTCCAgcgcggcccggcggc gcgggaagGAGACGAGCGCCTCACGCACGCAGGGGCCGAGCTGCGAGCGCCGCCATGAGCGGCCGGTCCCGGGATGCGCCTCAGTCTCGCGGCCGGCTCCTTCCGGCGCCGGGCC GGGGCCGGGCCGACACAGCGCCCCCTGCCGCGGCGGAGGGCGGATGGCTGCCCACTCGTGTCCGCC AGCACGCGCCCCCGTCCTCCGCCCCGCGCGTGGGGCGGCACGTCAGCGCCAGGCGGGGCCGCGCTGCTATGGCGGCGGCGGTGGGCAAGGCCGTGGGGGCGGCCTACGGGCACGGCGagagcggcggcggccgcggcggcggctTCCTGGGGCCGCGGGTGCCGGCCGAGGTGGAGGCCATGGCCCGGGGCGTGCAGGACGTGGGCAAGGAGACCTTCCGGCGGCTCCTCAAAG TCGCTGTTGATGCATTAGAAGGAAAAGACTGCAAGGAATCTGTCAAGCTGATTGCAGAAAGCACTGATCTCTCAGAAGAGCAACTTGCTTTTCTAATTTCTGGCATGTATACCCTTCTCCGAGAAGCGTTGAGACTCCCCTTATCAACTTTCAAACAAGAG GTTTTTAAGGAAGACCTAAAGGAGCTCAG GATACCAGAAGATTTCATCGTGGACTTTTCCAGTATAGTCTTTGGTAACAG GCGTCCTGCTTCCGAAGGCACAGCTGTGATACAAGGAAGTAGGCTGCCAAGTGTCCAGGACTTCAAGTGGAGAGTGGACGTAGCTATATCGACAAG ttcACTGGCCCGTGCACTTCAGCCATCCATTCTAATGATGATGAAGCTTTCAGATGGGACAGCTCATCGCTTTGAA GTGCCAGTTGCAAAGTTTCAAGAACTGAGATACAATGTTGCTCTTATACTGAAGGAAATGAATGACTTGGAGAAAAGGAGTGTGCTGAAGATCCAGGACTGA